In one window of Cloacibacillus sp. DNA:
- the recQ gene encoding DNA helicase RecQ has product MAADPLIVLKKVFGYSFFRKGQAEIIEAVAGGRDALGVMPTGAGKSLCYQIPAIMAGGLSVVISPLISLMKDQVDALLQNGVRAASINSSMEWEQSADIFRRVRAGEIRLLYVAPERLEGEGFGEFLRSISISLIIVDEAHCVSQWGHDFRPSYLNIAPVIASLPKRPPVAAFTATATPEVSLDIVRQLALRDPFLLTTGFDRENLFFHVDHPADKNSAMMQYVSQYPNVSGIIYCSTRKNVEAVCERLRAHKINAVRYHAGLADEERRINQEKFIYDKASVIVATNAFGMGIDKSNVRYVLHYNMPSNIDAYYQEAGRAGRDGLPSDCILFFSQKDVMTARFFIQQSPEEARPAARRKLQAMVDYCHTADCLRGYILKYFGESDVPEKCAACGNCTETREMVDVTVEAQKILSCVYRMAEATGGGKYGASMLVNVLRGSKREDIKKLGFNAISTYGLLKDRSQQNVRDMVNFLVAEDYLQTENGDFPVLAFTERTMPFLRNAAPLVMRRTEEKAAKEEKLKKHTKSAEVINSDLFEELRQLRKAIADEDSVPPYVVFSDRTLTAICDMLPSTDQEFLEVPGVGAAKLERYGDAFLTAVNDWKARRPHQ; this is encoded by the coding sequence ATGGCAGCAGATCCGCTTATAGTTTTAAAAAAAGTATTCGGCTACAGCTTTTTTCGAAAAGGCCAGGCAGAGATAATAGAAGCGGTGGCCGGCGGACGCGACGCGTTGGGCGTCATGCCCACCGGAGCTGGAAAGTCGCTCTGTTATCAGATCCCCGCTATAATGGCGGGAGGCCTCTCCGTCGTCATCTCCCCGCTCATCTCGCTCATGAAGGATCAGGTAGACGCGCTGCTGCAAAACGGCGTGCGCGCAGCCTCAATAAACAGTTCTATGGAATGGGAGCAGTCGGCCGACATCTTCCGCCGCGTCCGCGCGGGCGAGATACGCCTTCTGTACGTAGCGCCGGAACGTCTTGAGGGAGAGGGCTTCGGCGAGTTTCTGCGCTCCATTTCGATAAGCCTCATCATAGTGGACGAGGCGCACTGCGTCTCGCAGTGGGGACACGACTTCCGGCCCTCATACCTGAACATCGCGCCTGTGATAGCCTCGCTTCCCAAAAGGCCGCCGGTCGCCGCCTTCACTGCAACAGCGACTCCTGAGGTGAGCCTGGACATAGTGCGTCAGCTTGCGCTGCGCGACCCTTTTCTGCTCACTACCGGGTTTGACCGCGAAAACTTATTCTTCCACGTCGACCACCCCGCGGACAAAAACTCGGCAATGATGCAGTACGTATCGCAGTACCCGAACGTATCGGGCATAATCTATTGCTCGACGCGCAAAAACGTTGAGGCCGTCTGCGAACGGCTTCGCGCGCACAAGATAAACGCGGTGCGCTACCACGCAGGTCTTGCCGACGAGGAGCGCCGTATAAACCAGGAAAAATTCATCTACGACAAAGCCTCCGTGATAGTGGCCACGAACGCCTTTGGAATGGGCATAGACAAGTCCAACGTGCGCTACGTGCTGCATTACAACATGCCGTCGAACATAGACGCCTATTATCAGGAGGCGGGGCGCGCAGGGCGCGACGGGCTGCCCTCGGACTGCATACTTTTTTTCAGCCAGAAGGACGTCATGACGGCGCGCTTTTTTATTCAGCAGAGCCCGGAGGAGGCACGGCCAGCCGCGCGGCGCAAGCTTCAGGCGATGGTCGATTACTGTCATACGGCTGATTGCCTTCGGGGGTATATATTAAAATATTTCGGAGAGAGCGACGTACCAGAAAAATGCGCCGCCTGCGGCAACTGCACCGAGACGCGCGAGATGGTTGACGTCACTGTGGAGGCCCAGAAGATACTCTCCTGCGTCTACAGGATGGCGGAGGCCACGGGAGGCGGCAAATACGGCGCCTCCATGCTGGTGAACGTGCTGCGCGGCTCAAAACGCGAAGATATTAAAAAACTCGGCTTCAACGCCATCTCCACCTACGGCCTGTTGAAGGACAGAAGCCAGCAGAACGTCCGCGACATGGTGAATTTCCTCGTGGCCGAAGATTATCTGCAAACTGAAAACGGAGACTTCCCCGTGCTCGCCTTCACGGAACGCACAATGCCATTTCTTCGCAACGCTGCGCCGCTTGTCATGCGCCGCACAGAAGAAAAGGCGGCAAAGGAAGAAAAGCTCAAAAAACACACAAAGAGCGCGGAAGTGATAAACAGCGATCTCTTTGAGGAGCTGCGCCAGCTTCGCAAGGCGATAGCGGACGAGGACTCCGTGCCGCCCTATGTCGTCTTCTCCGACAGGACGCTCACCGCCATCTGTGACATGCTGCCTTCGACCGACCAGGAATTTCTCG